The Brasilonema sennae CENA114 genome includes a region encoding these proteins:
- a CDS encoding NADP-dependent oxidoreductase, producing the protein MKAIVIKEYGNDDVLNYADVERPEPKADEVLVKVHVAGVNPVDWKIRNGVGERLGLKLPIMLGGEIAGTIERIGDDVRGFKEGDAVYGIIRSGGFAEYAIAKMGDIASKPQSLDFENAAAVPLGALTAWQAIFDLAHLSSGQRILITGASGGVGSLAVQLAKAKGAYVIGTASGRNEEFVRDLGADEFVDYTKQNFEQVVKDVDVVFDAVGGDTFERAFQTLKKGGFLVTSVEFPSEEKAQEFGVKSARVHCKPNAEQLAAISALVDEGKLKAHVATVLPLVEVKKAFQLSESGRTRGKIVLQIGT; encoded by the coding sequence ATGAAAGCAATAGTAATCAAAGAATACGGCAATGATGACGTTCTAAATTATGCTGATGTCGAACGCCCGGAGCCGAAGGCGGACGAAGTTTTGGTGAAAGTTCACGTCGCGGGGGTTAATCCGGTTGACTGGAAAATCCGCAACGGTGTGGGCGAAAGGCTCGGTTTGAAACTACCGATCATGCTCGGCGGCGAGATTGCCGGAACAATCGAAAGAATTGGCGATGATGTCAGAGGTTTCAAAGAAGGTGATGCGGTTTACGGCATCATACGCTCTGGAGGTTTCGCCGAATACGCGATCGCCAAAATGGGGGATATTGCGTCTAAACCCCAAAGTCTCGATTTCGAGAACGCGGCGGCGGTTCCACTCGGCGCGTTAACCGCATGGCAGGCGATTTTTGATTTAGCCCATCTCAGCAGCGGGCAAAGAATTTTGATAACCGGCGCGTCAGGCGGAGTCGGTTCACTGGCTGTTCAACTTGCCAAAGCAAAAGGCGCATACGTCATCGGTACGGCTTCGGGACGCAATGAAGAGTTCGTCAGAGATTTAGGCGCGGATGAGTTCGTTGATTACACGAAGCAAAACTTTGAACAAGTCGTTAAAGACGTTGATGTCGTCTTCGATGCAGTCGGCGGCGACACGTTTGAAAGAGCGTTCCAAACTTTGAAAAAAGGTGGCTTTCTGGTAACGTCAGTGGAGTTTCCGTCCGAAGAAAAAGCGCAGGAATTTGGCGTCAAGTCCGCGCGGGTTCATTGCAAGCCAAACGCGGAACAATTAGCTGCCATCAGCGCATTGGTTGACGAAGGCAAATTAAAAGCGCACGTCGCAACCGTTTTGCCGCTTGTAGAAGTCAAAAAGGCATTCCAACTTTCCGAAAGTGGGCGCACACGCGGCAAAATTGTTTTGCAAATTGGCACATAG
- a CDS encoding fructosamine kinase family protein — protein sequence MWTEIDANISQVTGEKFQSSQRRSVGGGCINQGYSVCDGERTYFVKFNQASQIAMFEAEALGLQQMYQTATIRVPKPICWDTAGDSSYVVLEWLEMGSAQTKSWEEMGRKLAAMHKATSSQGFGWDINNTIGSTPQINTWTADWGEFYTKYRLSYQFQLGRRKGGHFPQEKELLEAIPEILADHKPQPSLVHGDLWGGNAGCTVAGEPVIFDPAAYFGDREVDIAMTELFGGFSAAFYRGYNEVWRLNEGYEQRKTLYNLYHILNHFNLFGGGYLSQANRMISQILAISR from the coding sequence ATGTGGACTGAAATTGATGCCAATATTAGCCAGGTGACTGGCGAAAAATTTCAATCGTCACAACGACGCTCAGTCGGTGGTGGATGTATAAATCAAGGTTACAGTGTCTGTGACGGTGAGCGCACCTATTTTGTCAAGTTTAATCAAGCGTCGCAAATTGCAATGTTCGAGGCTGAGGCGCTAGGCTTACAGCAAATGTACCAAACAGCAACTATCCGCGTTCCCAAACCCATTTGCTGGGATACAGCTGGTGATTCTAGCTATGTGGTGTTGGAATGGCTAGAGATGGGTTCAGCCCAAACAAAATCTTGGGAAGAAATGGGGCGCAAGTTAGCAGCGATGCATAAAGCAACCAGCAGCCAAGGTTTTGGTTGGGATATAAACAACACTATTGGTTCCACGCCTCAAATTAATACTTGGACAGCAGATTGGGGTGAGTTTTATACTAAATATCGGCTGAGTTATCAATTCCAATTGGGAAGGCGTAAGGGAGGTCATTTTCCCCAAGAAAAGGAGTTACTAGAGGCTATTCCTGAAATTTTGGCAGATCATAAACCACAGCCTTCTCTTGTACATGGTGATTTATGGGGAGGAAATGCTGGGTGTACTGTTGCGGGAGAACCAGTGATTTTTGATCCGGCGGCTTATTTTGGCGATCGCGAAGTTGATATCGCCATGACAGAATTATTCGGTGGTTTCTCTGCTGCGTTTTATCGGGGTTACAACGAAGTTTGGCGGTTAAATGAAGGGTATGAGCAAAGAAAAACTCTCTACAACCTGTATCACATTTTGAACCATTTCAATTTATTTGGTGGTGGTTATTTGTCGCAAGCAAACCGGATGATTTCCCAGATTTTGGCGATTTCGCGCTAA
- a CDS encoding M16 family metallopeptidase has product MTSTLLNFPRLNTPKLYQLPGGLTIVAEQMPVEAVNLSLWVNVGSTAESDTINGMAHFLEHMIFKGTERLASGEFERRIEERGAVTNAATSQDYTHYYITSAPKDFVELAPLQIDVVLNASIPNEAFERERLVVLEEIRRSEDNPRRRIFQRAMETAFDKLPYRRPVLGPETVISQLQPQQMRDFHATWYQPPSITAVAVGNLPVEELVEIVAKGFERTVKTEHPTPIQQVQPNSEPLFKNIVRKEFIDESLQQARLIMLWRVPGLNQLEKTYALDVLAAILGHGLTSRLVQDLRQELGLVSHISVSNMTQQLQGTFYITAYCTTENLSATEARIVQHIQNLQTEMVKEAEIARVRTKVANRFIFANEAPSDRANLYGYYQSMVGDLEPAFNYPARIQAQDTTSLMQAAQEYLSPDAYGVVVIKPS; this is encoded by the coding sequence ATGACTTCAACCCTGCTAAACTTTCCTCGTCTTAATACTCCAAAGCTTTACCAATTGCCTGGGGGTTTGACTATAGTTGCAGAACAGATGCCTGTTGAAGCAGTGAACCTGAGCTTGTGGGTTAATGTTGGTTCCACTGCCGAGTCAGATACCATTAACGGTATGGCTCACTTTCTAGAGCATATGATTTTTAAGGGAACTGAACGACTGGCAAGCGGCGAGTTTGAACGTCGAATTGAAGAGCGGGGTGCTGTGACTAATGCCGCTACAAGTCAAGACTATACTCATTACTACATTACCAGTGCTCCCAAGGATTTTGTAGAGCTTGCGCCACTGCAAATTGATGTCGTACTCAATGCGAGTATACCTAACGAAGCTTTTGAGCGCGAACGATTGGTGGTTCTGGAAGAAATTCGACGTTCTGAGGATAATCCCCGTCGCCGCATTTTTCAACGAGCGATGGAGACGGCTTTTGATAAGTTACCTTATCGGCGTCCTGTTTTGGGACCAGAAACTGTCATTTCTCAATTGCAACCTCAGCAGATGCGGGATTTTCATGCAACTTGGTATCAACCCCCTTCAATAACTGCTGTGGCTGTAGGTAATTTACCTGTGGAAGAGTTAGTTGAAATTGTTGCAAAAGGTTTTGAACGAACTGTGAAAACTGAGCATCCAACGCCCATTCAGCAGGTACAGCCTAATTCAGAACCTTTGTTTAAAAACATTGTCCGTAAAGAATTTATTGATGAAAGCCTGCAGCAAGCAAGACTAATCATGCTTTGGCGAGTACCTGGGTTGAACCAATTAGAAAAAACTTATGCCTTGGATGTTTTGGCGGCAATTTTGGGACATGGGCTGACATCAAGGCTGGTGCAGGATTTGCGCCAAGAACTGGGGCTGGTTTCCCATATTTCTGTCAGCAATATGACGCAGCAGTTACAAGGTACATTTTATATTACGGCTTATTGTACAACTGAAAATCTGTCGGCAACAGAGGCTCGGATTGTGCAGCATATCCAAAATCTGCAAACAGAAATGGTAAAAGAGGCGGAAATAGCTCGTGTACGGACAAAAGTGGCTAACAGATTTATTTTTGCCAATGAAGCACCGAGCGATCGCGCCAATTTATACGGTTACTATCAATCAATGGTAGGAGATTTGGAACCAGCATTTAACTACCCAGCTCGCATTCAAGCTCAAGATACAACTAGCTTGATGCAAGCAGCACAAGAATACCTTTCCCCAGATGCCTACGGTGTGGTTGTTATTAAGCCATCTTAG
- a CDS encoding glycosyltransferase family 2 protein: MNIVNEIKGELPLVSVIVPAYNAEAFITRTLQSIISQTYKNIEILVVDDGSQDKTAEIVELFAQKDNRISLFKQSNSGVASARNLAIENSKGEYIAPIDADDIWYPQKLEKQVQCLLKADQSVGLIYAWSVFIDEEDAIVGQYIPHHHLNVLSIEGEVYPAMLYTNFIINASVPLIRRVCFDKVGGYSSKLREQNAQGCEDWDIYLRIAEYYQFRVVPEFLIGYRQVKASMSNGCQTMEKSYNLVMADFQRKHPEIPAHIYHWAASSFYVHLAWKSRASGDYWSTLTWLNKSIKLDYSPLLLRPVYLCLIECLFKITVEPITSLIWQDHHSWLRFREKFDSQKNRVALSQVTTVSDIQNQMYQPYKLPFKPHARIMWQRWLEVLQLCRALSH, from the coding sequence ATGAATATAGTCAATGAAATCAAGGGTGAATTGCCGTTAGTTTCAGTTATCGTTCCTGCGTATAATGCAGAAGCTTTCATCACTCGCACCTTGCAATCAATCATATCTCAAACATATAAAAATATAGAAATTTTAGTAGTTGACGACGGTTCTCAGGATAAAACGGCTGAAATTGTCGAATTGTTTGCTCAAAAAGACAATCGCATCAGCCTTTTCAAACAATCAAATTCTGGAGTAGCGTCGGCTCGTAATTTGGCAATTGAAAATTCTAAAGGTGAATACATTGCACCGATTGATGCTGATGATATTTGGTATCCCCAGAAACTAGAGAAACAAGTCCAATGTCTGTTAAAGGCAGACCAATCAGTAGGATTAATTTATGCTTGGTCAGTGTTTATTGACGAAGAAGATGCAATTGTCGGACAGTACATTCCCCATCACCATTTAAATGTTCTCAGCATAGAGGGAGAGGTTTACCCAGCTATGCTATATACAAACTTTATTATCAATGCAAGTGTCCCTCTGATTCGTCGAGTTTGTTTTGATAAAGTTGGCGGTTACAGCAGCAAACTCAGAGAGCAGAATGCACAAGGTTGTGAAGATTGGGATATTTACTTGCGGATTGCTGAATATTATCAGTTTCGAGTTGTACCTGAGTTTTTGATTGGCTATCGTCAGGTGAAAGCAAGTATGTCTAACGGATGTCAGACAATGGAGAAGTCTTACAATCTGGTTATGGCAGATTTTCAGAGAAAACATCCAGAAATACCTGCTCACATATATCATTGGGCTGCTAGTTCTTTTTACGTTCATCTTGCATGGAAAAGCAGGGCAAGCGGAGATTATTGGAGCACTCTAACTTGGTTAAACAAAAGCATCAAGTTAGACTACAGTCCACTGTTACTTCGACCAGTTTATTTATGTCTCATTGAATGCCTTTTCAAAATTACAGTTGAGCCTATTACTTCTTTGATTTGGCAAGATCATCATTCTTGGTTGCGGTTTAGAGAAAAGTTTGATTCTCAAAAAAATAGAGTAGCGCTTAGTCAAGTGACTACAGTTTCTGATATCCAAAACCAAATGTATCAACCGTACAAACTTCCGTTCAAACCGCATGCAAGGATTATGTGGCAAAGATGGTTAGAAGTTTTGCAGCTTTGTCGCGCCTTATCCCATTAA
- the crtD gene encoding C-3',4' desaturase CrtD — protein MPGHRVGNSKPRIIVIGAGIGGLTAGALLAHRGYSVLILDQALVPGGCASTFQRKGFTFDVGATQVAGLEAGGIHHRIFTELEIDLPQATPCDPACAVYLPGEQTPINVWRDPEKWKQERQRQFPFSEPFWQLMAALFKASWEFQGRDPVLPPRNVWDLVQLTKALRPSTFITVPYTLFTVGDALRAYKLGNDHRLKTFLDLQLKLYSQVDTEETALLYAATALSVSQLPQGLYHLQGSMQVLSDRLLEALEKKGGTLLMRHTVEHIEVEKGKVSGVVIRNQKTGEVWTEAADHVVANVTAQNLVQLLGNKAPHGYKRRVEKLPPASGAFVIYLGVDESAIPSRCPPHLQFMYNAKGPIGNNNSLFVSVSHPGDGRAPEGKATIIASSFVDTKQWWVSEDYEGLKQQYTQDAVSRLSKFFYLKPETIIHVEAATPRTFARYTARDQGIVGGIGQRISTFGPFGFANRTPINNLWLVGDSTHPGEGTAGVSYSALTAVKQIEAQKVARYGIT, from the coding sequence ATGCCAGGTCATCGTGTTGGCAATAGTAAACCCCGCATTATAGTTATTGGTGCCGGAATTGGCGGACTGACTGCTGGTGCATTATTAGCACATAGAGGTTACAGTGTGTTAATTCTGGATCAAGCACTTGTACCCGGAGGCTGTGCTTCTACCTTTCAACGTAAAGGATTTACCTTTGATGTGGGAGCCACTCAAGTTGCAGGGTTGGAAGCAGGGGGAATCCACCATCGTATTTTTACAGAATTAGAAATTGATTTACCGCAAGCAACGCCTTGTGATCCAGCTTGTGCAGTGTATTTGCCAGGTGAGCAAACACCAATCAACGTTTGGCGAGATCCGGAAAAATGGAAACAGGAACGACAACGACAGTTTCCGTTTAGCGAACCTTTTTGGCAGTTGATGGCGGCTTTGTTTAAAGCGAGTTGGGAATTTCAAGGACGCGATCCAGTGCTACCACCACGTAACGTGTGGGATTTAGTGCAACTTACTAAAGCATTACGTCCTAGTACATTCATAACCGTACCCTACACTTTGTTTACAGTTGGGGATGCGTTGCGTGCTTACAAGCTAGGAAACGACCACCGCTTAAAAACATTTTTGGATTTGCAACTCAAGCTCTACTCTCAGGTAGATACCGAAGAGACGGCTTTGCTTTATGCAGCAACAGCGTTGAGTGTATCGCAGTTACCGCAGGGACTGTATCATCTCCAAGGTAGTATGCAAGTCCTCAGCGATCGCCTCTTAGAAGCCCTAGAAAAAAAAGGTGGCACCTTACTCATGCGCCACACAGTCGAACATATTGAAGTCGAAAAGGGCAAAGTGAGTGGTGTGGTCATTCGTAACCAGAAAACTGGGGAAGTCTGGACAGAAGCCGCAGACCACGTAGTTGCTAATGTGACTGCGCAAAACTTAGTGCAGTTATTGGGTAATAAAGCTCCTCATGGTTACAAACGGCGAGTCGAAAAACTACCACCCGCTTCAGGTGCTTTCGTTATCTATCTGGGCGTAGACGAAAGCGCAATTCCTTCTAGATGTCCGCCCCATCTCCAATTTATGTATAATGCCAAAGGTCCAATTGGTAACAATAATTCCCTGTTTGTTTCTGTGAGTCATCCAGGAGATGGTCGCGCCCCAGAAGGAAAAGCAACAATTATTGCTTCTTCTTTTGTAGATACAAAACAGTGGTGGGTGAGTGAGGATTATGAGGGGTTAAAACAACAATATACACAAGATGCTGTCTCCCGTCTGTCAAAGTTCTTTTACCTGAAACCAGAAACTATTATTCATGTAGAAGCAGCCACTCCTCGCACCTTTGCACGCTACACAGCACGAGACCAGGGTATTGTTGGTGGTATTGGTCAAAGGATATCAACTTTCGGTCCCTTTGGTTTTGCCAATCGTACACCCATCAACAATCTGTGGCTCGTTGGTGACTCCACTCACCCAGGCGAAGGGACTGCTGGCGTCAGTTACTCAGCGCTGACTGCAGTCAAGCAAATAGAGGCTCAAAAAGTTGCAAGGTATGGGATAACATAA
- a CDS encoding tetratricopeptide repeat protein: protein MSQAAPAGVDSSLLLVTQNYKEWYRQGKRLEKQENYEEALTYYDKAIEVCPDEYWLWYDRGSVLRELGQYQEALASFDRALGLRPNDYWAWYSRGYILVEELEQFEEAIANFNKALAIRRDDYWAWFRRGDTFRYLERYQDAISDYDEALSIRRDDYWAWFRRGDALRHLGRYEDALKSYERALSRRSDNFWTYYKIGDTLRHLERYEEALVSYQKATELKPDDEYAWYNIACCAARVGKEALALESLETALKINLNFQIFVKTDPDLDVIQDREQLDHLLCKIAEWNP, encoded by the coding sequence ATGAGTCAAGCAGCACCCGCAGGGGTAGATAGTTCATTACTACTTGTCACACAGAACTATAAAGAGTGGTATCGACAGGGTAAACGGCTCGAAAAGCAAGAGAATTACGAAGAAGCGCTCACTTATTACGACAAAGCAATAGAGGTTTGTCCTGATGAGTACTGGCTCTGGTATGACCGAGGTAGTGTGCTACGGGAATTAGGTCAGTATCAGGAAGCACTTGCTAGTTTTGACCGAGCATTAGGACTTCGCCCTAATGATTACTGGGCGTGGTACAGTCGAGGCTACATTTTGGTAGAAGAACTAGAGCAGTTTGAGGAAGCGATCGCCAATTTTAACAAAGCTCTCGCAATTCGCCGCGATGATTATTGGGCGTGGTTCCGTCGAGGAGATACCTTTAGATATTTAGAACGCTATCAAGATGCAATTTCTGACTATGATGAAGCTCTATCAATTCGCCGCGATGATTACTGGGCATGGTTTCGTCGGGGAGATGCATTAAGGCATTTAGGTCGTTATGAAGATGCACTCAAAAGTTATGAAAGAGCTCTTTCTCGTCGCTCAGATAATTTTTGGACTTATTACAAGATAGGCGATACGTTGAGACATTTAGAGCGTTACGAAGAGGCGCTTGTAAGCTATCAAAAAGCAACTGAACTGAAGCCAGACGATGAGTACGCTTGGTATAACATCGCTTGCTGTGCAGCCCGAGTTGGAAAAGAAGCGCTAGCGCTTGAAAGCCTGGAGACAGCGCTGAAAATCAATCTAAATTTTCAAATATTTGTTAAGACTGACCCCGATTTGGATGTCATCCAAGATCGTGAACAACTTGATCACTTGCTGTGCAAGATAGCTGAGTGGAATCCATAA
- a CDS encoding DUF1772 domain-containing protein, with translation MAMTNHSLFALKLFSALGCGLIAGVFFAFSTFVMSALARLKPTQGIVAMQSINITVINPLFFTVFFGTAVACIFVAVFSLLRWHQPGASYLLVGSLLYLVGTLGVTIVFNVPLNEALAIADPNSTEGARLWSDYLVNWTIWNHVRTVAALAAAASLTIALCDRAS, from the coding sequence ATGGCAATGACTAACCACTCACTTTTCGCATTGAAGCTTTTCTCAGCACTAGGCTGCGGACTAATAGCCGGAGTCTTCTTCGCCTTCTCAACCTTTGTGATGAGTGCGCTTGCTCGACTGAAGCCGACACAGGGCATTGTCGCCATGCAATCCATTAACATTACGGTGATCAATCCGTTGTTTTTTACAGTGTTTTTCGGAACGGCTGTAGCTTGTATCTTTGTGGCTGTCTTCTCACTGTTAAGGTGGCATCAACCTGGTGCCTCTTACTTGCTCGTTGGCAGCCTGCTTTATCTCGTCGGCACCTTAGGCGTGACAATCGTGTTCAATGTGCCGCTCAACGAAGCCCTGGCGATCGCCGATCCGAATAGCACTGAGGGCGCGAGGCTATGGTCTGACTACCTTGTCAACTGGACAATTTGGAACCACGTTCGGACCGTAGCAGCACTTGCAGCAGCAGCATCGCTCACGATCGCCCTCTGTGATCGAGCTTCGTAA
- a CDS encoding FMN-dependent NADH-azoreductase yields MAHLLHIDSSPRGERSHSRRLTREFVEARVQAHPGDVVTYRDVGRKPVPHVDEPWIAAAYTPPEQRTPQLQESISISDQLVDEFLAADLYVIGIPMYNFSVPSTFKAYIDQIVRPGRTFVFEPEDAANPYKPLVLNKKMLIITARGDSGFGPGERNEKLNHQDPYLKTVFGFLGITDITFIHVENDELGGTSLVKSIAAARAQVAQLVGK; encoded by the coding sequence ATGGCACACCTGTTACACATTGATTCCAGTCCCAGAGGAGAACGTTCACACTCTCGCAGACTCACAAGAGAATTTGTTGAAGCGAGAGTACAGGCTCATCCGGGTGATGTCGTCACCTATCGCGATGTTGGTCGTAAGCCTGTTCCCCATGTAGATGAACCGTGGATTGCAGCGGCTTATACACCGCCAGAACAGCGCACTCCTCAACTCCAGGAGTCAATTAGCATTAGCGATCAACTCGTGGACGAATTCTTAGCTGCGGATCTCTACGTCATCGGTATTCCTATGTACAATTTCAGCGTTCCCAGTACGTTTAAGGCTTATATTGACCAAATTGTCCGTCCAGGGCGAACTTTCGTGTTTGAGCCAGAAGATGCTGCAAACCCTTACAAACCTCTCGTATTGAATAAGAAAATGCTTATCATCACAGCGCGAGGTGATTCTGGCTTTGGACCTGGTGAACGCAACGAAAAGCTAAATCATCAAGATCCGTATTTAAAAACAGTCTTTGGATTTCTTGGCATCACTGACATCACCTTTATTCATGTTGAGAATGATGAGTTGGGTGGCACAAGTTTGGTGAAATCGATCGCGGCTGCCCGTGCCCAAGTCGCTCAACTGGTGGGAAAGTAA
- a CDS encoding helix-turn-helix domain-containing protein — protein MKTTVPLQPETNCLPILSSQAQGWENILVEQFQQPPGEATCDYSNEHSIYLSLAPRPVRLLQIQGGKTYTGLYGKGDISVTPAKTPSFARWDRDDHYLQIRIASDFIQSVARETIDTNPDQLELLSEFRTRDPQIESIGMMLLAELKQENLGGKLYIESLSNLLAVHLLRQYTAPKLCLSIYEGGLPQRQLIQVLEYINEYLNQDIKLADLAALLGMSQYHFSHLFKQSIGTAPYQYLLQQRVERAKQLLKQTDRTITEIALLCGFNSHSHLSKQFRQLTGMTPTNYRQ, from the coding sequence ATGAAAACAACAGTCCCCCTACAGCCTGAAACGAACTGTTTGCCCATTTTGTCTAGCCAAGCTCAGGGTTGGGAAAATATTCTGGTCGAGCAATTCCAGCAACCCCCAGGTGAGGCAACGTGTGATTACAGCAATGAACATTCGATTTACTTGTCTCTTGCACCGCGTCCAGTTCGCTTGCTGCAAATTCAAGGAGGAAAAACCTATACGGGGCTTTACGGAAAAGGAGATATTTCTGTAACTCCTGCAAAGACTCCATCTTTTGCACGTTGGGATAGAGATGATCACTATTTACAGATTCGGATTGCATCTGATTTTATTCAAAGCGTTGCCAGAGAAACTATTGACACCAATCCCGATCAGCTTGAATTACTAAGCGAATTCCGGACTCGCGATCCTCAGATTGAGTCAATCGGCATGATGCTTCTTGCTGAGCTAAAACAAGAAAATTTAGGCGGAAAGCTTTACATTGAATCACTATCAAATCTATTGGCAGTGCATTTGCTAAGACAATACACTGCTCCTAAACTTTGCCTTTCAATTTACGAGGGTGGATTACCACAGCGTCAACTTATTCAAGTTTTAGAATACATCAACGAATATCTGAATCAAGACATCAAGCTGGCAGATTTAGCGGCGTTGCTAGGTATGAGCCAATATCATTTCAGCCATCTGTTTAAACAATCAATCGGAACGGCTCCTTACCAATACCTGCTTCAGCAACGAGTAGAACGGGCAAAGCAATTATTGAAACAAACAGACCGAACCATTACGGAGATTGCTTTGTTGTGTGGTTTCAATAGCCATAGTCATTTGAGTAAACAGTTTCGGCAGCTTACAGGCATGACACCCACCAACTACAGGCAGTAA